From the genome of Sporocytophaga myxococcoides DSM 11118:
ATTTGAAGGCATTGATAGCGGAAAGGATGGAGAGTATCTTACAGATCGTCTCACAGATGAGGCGCTTAAGTTTATTGATACAAATAAAGATAAGCCTTTCTTCCTTTACCTGTCCTATTTTGCCGTTCATACACCAATACAGGCTAAGGATTCTCTCATAGCAAAATATAAAGCAAAGCAAGGAACAGAATATCATAACAATCCTACCTATGCTGCTATGCTTGAAAGCGCTGATCAGGGAGTCGGGAGATTACTTGAAAATCTTAAGAAGTTAAACCTTGATAAAAATACTCTTGTAATATTTTATTCAGATAATGGTGGATATGGTGGAGCTACTTATCAGCATCCATTAAAAGGATCAAAAGGGATGTTATATGAAGGAGGTATCAGAGTACCTTTATTTGTTCGCTGGCCCGGAAAGATCAAAGCAGGAAGCCACTCTGAAACTCCTGTTATTGGTATTGATTTTTATTCCACACTTCTGGAGGTAGCTAATATCAATAAACCACTTACTACAGCAAGACTTGATGGACAAAGTTTTGCACCAATTTTGTTTAATAAGCCTTACAAGACAAGAGATGCATTATACTGGCATTTCCCGGCATATCTGGAAGGGTTTTCAGCGGATAAAAGAAATAAAGATCCCTTCAGAACAAGACCGGTAAGTGCTGTCAGATCGGGAGATTATAAGCTTCTTGAGTTTTATGAAGATAAAAGAATTGAACTTTATAATATTAAAGAAGACATAGGAGAAACTATTAATCTTGCACAGAAAAATCCTCAGAAAACGCAGGAGTTATATGAAAAGCTAGACACATGGAGAAAACAAGTGAACGCTCCGATTCCGGCATCAGCTAATCCATGGTATGTTCATCAAGAATAAATTAGAAATTATGAAAATCAGATATATAAGTCTTTTGCTGTTTGCTGTATTATTTTCATTCAATAGCACATCAGCTCAGGTAAAGAAGAACAATACTCCTAATATTATACTCATCCTTGCAGATGATATGGGGAAGGAATGTCTTGGTACTTACGGTGGTACTTATAAAACTCCCAATCTCGACAAGCTTGCCTCTGAAGGTTTGAAATTCAATTATGGATTTTCTCAGCCACTTTGCACACCTTCAAGAGTGCAGATCATGACAGGAAAGTATAACTATAAAAATTATGTTGAATTCGGATATCTTGATCCTAATCAAAAGACATTTGCACATCTTGCTAAAGATGCAGGCTACAAGACCTGTATTGCTGGCAAATGGCAATTAGGAGCAAACAATAAGCTGCCAGCTCATTTTGGTTTTGATCAGTATTGTTTATGGCAGCTTGTGTATTCCAGAGAGCAGGGAGAGCGTTATGCAAAGCCTCTGATAGAGCAGGATGGAAAGACATTAAGTTCTACAGACAATGATTATGGTCCTGATATCTTCACAAACTATGTACTTGATTTCATTGAAAAGAACAAGGATAATAAATTTCTCGCATATTATCCGATGGCTTTAGTGCACGATCCTTTTTTACCTACTCCAGATAGTAAAAGTTGGAAGACAGGGGTTGAAGAGAGACATAAAAGAGATACAGCCAACTTCAGAGACATGGTTGCCTATATGGATAAGAATGTCGGTCAGATCATTAAGAAGCTTAAAGATCTTGGTATTTATGAAAATACTGTCATCATTTTTACAGGAGACAATGGTACTGGCAAATCTGTGGTAACACAGCTGAAGGATGGTTCTTATATTAAAGGAGGAAAAGGTCTTACGATAGACAGAGGGCATCATGTTCCGCTAATTGTTAACTATGGCTCTAATAGGTACAAGGTTCACCAGACAGATGACCTTGTTGATTTTACAGATATTCTGGCAACCATTAGTGATGCTGTTCAGGTTAAAGTGCCGGTTGAATGGAATACGGATGGAAACAGCATTTTCTCTCAAATAAAAGGAGAGAAGGGAAATTCTCGTCAATGGATATTTTCTCATTATACTCCAATACATTCAAAAGATGCCGACAAACACTCAGCAAGATTCTTTCGCAATCATAGATATAAGCTATACCATGATGGTAGGTTTTATGATCTTGTAAAAGATATTGAGGAAACACAATCTATCGCTGAGGGTCAGGGAAGTCCTGAGGCTGAAGCTGCGAGAAAATTATTTAAGGCAGAGTTTGCAAAACTTCCTGCCTGGAATTTTGGTGATCCTGGACAACCTAAATATGTATTGCCTGGTCTAGAATCGCAGAGAACTTCTGAGGTTAAAGGTGAATGAAGACTCATTTCCCTTTTTAGAAAAAATTAAATTGACTCCATATCAAAATGAAAAATCTATTTTTTCCCTTAGAAATAATAGATTTTTCATTTTTAGTGGTAAGGTTTTCAAATAGGTAAACTTACCAATTGTCAATGCTATTAAGTTATTTATATTTGTATACCTATCCGATAGACTTTATATAATAAAGAATTAATTATTAAAAAACAGCCGAATGAAAAAACGCTATACCACTTTTAATTTAAAGTATCTATTATTAGCCTTCTCCTTAATCCTGATAGCACAGGGTGTAGCGGTAGCGCAAACAGTAATTAAAGGACGAGTTGTGGATGATAAAACTGCAGAGCCTGCAGTGGGAGCCGTAATTCAGATTAAGGGAACTAAAGAAGGTACTATTACAGACATAGATGGAAATTATGAATTAAAGACTGAGCATTCTTATCCATTTACGTTGGTGCTTCAATATTCTGGTTATGAACCCAAAGAAGTTGAAATTTATGAGGCACCTGAAGAAGATTTAAATATCCAATTAAAGAGTCGTCAATTACTTAACGAAGTAGTGGTGGTAGGTTACGGAACACAAAAGAGAAGTGATTTGACAGGGTCTGTTGCTACTGTTCCTGTTGAAAGCCTCAAACAACCTGTTAGTTCTGTAGAGCGTCTGTTGCAAGGATCAGTTGCAGGTGTTCAGGTAACTCAGTCTACCGGACAGCCAGGAGGTGGAACTTCAGTCCAGATACGAGGGAACAACTCAATTACTGCAGGTACAGAACCTCTCTATGTTATCGATGGTTTCCCAATCTATAATGACAATGCCAGTAACGATGCAGGTGTAACCAATGGATCCAAGATAAATCCTTTATCAACTATTAATACTTCAGATATTGAATCCATTGATGTGCTTAAAGATGCTTCTGCTACTGCCATATATGGTTCAAGAGGAGCAAATGGTGTTGTAATTGTAACAACAAAAAAAGGAAGCTATAATAATTCTTCTATCAACTATGACGGATATGTAGGAGTACAAAGTGTAGTAAGAACAATTCCTTTGATGAATGCTAAAGAATGGGGTGCATTGAGAAATGATGCTTTGGTGAATTCAGGTAAGTCTCCTCAGTATTCTGCAGCCCAACTAGACAGTTTGGGTGAAGGTACAGACTGGCAAGACGCAGCCTTCAGAAAGGCTATCATTCATAATCACAATCTTTCTGTGCTTACTGGTAATGATAAAACAAGAGTTGCAATTTCAGGTAACTATTTTAAACAGGATGGTGTCTTAATAAACACAGACTTTGAAAGATACTCCGGAAGGTTAAACCTTGATCATGAATATAGCAACAGATTAAGAATCGGTTCATATATCACAGCAAGCCAGATTTCATCCAATGTTGCGCCTCAGGCTGTTGTTCCTGCTTTATTATTGATGTCTCCAGCTGTTCCTATCTATAATTCAGATGGTTCATTCGTATTAAGAAATCTTTTTGAAGGTGTATACGGAAACCCGATTAACACACTTAAGAACCAGATAAATGAAACTAAAACGGGACGTTTCCTTGGTAACGTTTCAGCGGAATATAAGATCTTTGAAGGTCTTTCTTTTAAAGTACTTGCAGGTGCCGATGTACTTGATAACAAACAAAACAGATATTTACCAGCAAGTGTATATGAAGGCTCTGGTTTTGGTGGATTAGCTCAGGTTGGATCTATATTCTCCACAAACTGGTTGAATGAAAATACTTTAAACTATACAAGGAAGTTTAGAAATGCACATAACCTTAATGTTCTTGCTGGTTTTACTCAGCAGCAATCAGAAACTAAGGGATCTGTTTCCGGATCAAGTGGATATGCAACTGATGCATTTGAATATAACAATCAGCAGGCAGGTAATGTAACATCCATCAATGCAAGTGGATTTGCACCATCACCTTCTTCATTTGCAAGCGCATGGGCTTTGAGATCGTTTCTGGGAAGGGTTAATTATGGTTTTAAAGATAGATATTTATTGACAGTATCTCTGAGAGCGGATGGTTCTTCTAAGTTTGCTCCAGGACATAAATGGGGATATTTCCCATCTGCTGCTATTGCATGGAATGCAAGCAATGAGGAGTTCCTTTCACAGGTTAAAAATCTTGGACATTTGAAATTCAGATTGAGCGCTGGACTTATTGGTAACCAACAGATCCCAGCATATCAATCATTTTCGCAGTTATCATACTTCAGATATAACTTTGGAAATAACACAGTTTCTGGTTTTGCACCAAACTCAATTGCTAACCCAAATCTGACTTGGGAAAAAACTGCCCAGTATGATTTGGGAGCTGACCTTGGCATATTAAAAAACAGAGTTGTAATAGCTGCTGATATCTATTATAAAAAGACAACAGATCTATTGTTGAACGTACCTCTTCCATCCACATCAGGACTTTGGAATATTGTAGTAGTAAATGGATCACTTTCTACACCTAATCCTCAAGTGTATCAAAACTATGGTGCTGTAGAAAATAAAGGTTTTGAACTTGCTGTTTCTACAAAAAATCTGGTAGGTAAATTCCAGTGGAGCACAAGTCTAGTCTATGCTGTAAACAGAAACAAAGTATTAAGTTTAGGTAATGGAATTGATCAGATCATTCCTAATAGTGCGTTACCTTCTATTGCAGCAGTTGGAAAGCCAATCGGGTCTTTTATTGTTTATCAGACTGACGGTGTAATACCTGTAGGTACATCTCCAGATAAAGCATTGACACCTGCTGCTAACAAGAATCCTGGTGGTCAGCAATATAAAGATATCAATGGTGATGGAAAAATTACTCAGTCTGGTGACAGAGTGATTATTTCTAACCAACCTAAGTTTATTGCTGGTTTGACCAACAACTTCAGTTATCGCAATTTTGACTTAAGTATATTTTTACAAACATCTTACGGAAACAAGCTATATAATCAAAACAGAGCAACTCTTGAACTTGGTACAGGCTATACTGGTGCTTCTACAACTCTTTTGAACAGATGGACTCCAACAAATACCAATACAGACGTTCATAGTGCATATCAGGACCCTGCTGCTACAATATCTGACAGATTTATAGAAGATGCTTCTTATATAAGACTTAAGAATCTGACATTCGGATATACATTCCCTGAGAGTCTTGTAAATAAGGCGAAGATTAAGAACATCAGAGTGTATGTGTCATTACAGAACTATCTGACATTGACAAAATATACAGGTTATGATCCTGAGGTTAGCAGTAACGGTCAGTCTGCTATTGATCAGGGGGTAGACAATGGTGCTTATCCGAATAGTAAGACATTCCTCGGAGGCCTTTCATTCTCCTTTTAATAATCAGAATACCAATTAAAATCACCAACGAAATGAAGAAGTCGATATATATATTATTAGGATTTGCAATAACTGTTTTTTCCTGTGCTAAACTGGAAGAGGAACCAGAGTCCTTTATGGCTGCCAATGATTATTATAAAACTCAGGCAGATGCCATCACCGCAGTAAACTCTATTTATTTCCTTTTGAACGCAGGAGGTAACGCTGTTCAGACTCCATACAATACTTTGTTTAATACAGGTATGAACTTTATGGGTGATGATGAAAATCCGGGACCCGGAGCAACTAATCCGGATGTAAGATCTCAATCTGTTCTTGGTCATGCATCTACAGGACTACGTGTTTTGCAGATCTGGCAACAACATTATTCTGGTATCAAAAAAGCAAATATTGCTATTGAAAAGATTCCAGGAATTGATTTTGGATCAAATACTAAGCTCAGAGAAAGACTTATAGGAGAAGCTAAGTTCCTCAGAGCTCTGTATTATTTCAACCTTGTAAGACTTTATGGCGGAGTACCTTTGATATTGAAGGATCTTGCTACTCTTGAAGAAGCACATTCACAACCTAAAAGAAATACGGTTGAAGAAGTCTATGCACAGATTGAAAAAGATCTTATAGAAGCTGCAACTGTCCTTGATCCAACAGCTGGAGGAGCTGATGCCGGGCGGGCGACAGCGGGGGCTGCAAAAGCTCTGTTGGCAAAAGTTTATCTGACTGAAAGGAAGTGGGAAAGTGCTATCGCTAAAGCTAACGAAGTTATCAATGGCCCTTATGGCTATAACCTTGTTCAGAACTATGCAGAAGTTTTCCTTCCGGTTTATAAAAATGGTCCGGAGCATATTTTCTCAGCTCAGTTTAAATCTGTTTCTCAGGGGCAGGGAAATAACCAGGCTCCAAGATCAGTGCTAACAGGTATTCCGGGAATTGTAGGTTCTTATGCAGATCAGGTAGTGTTTTATTCTGTTCCTGATGCAACTAAACCAGGAGGAGTAGATAAGTTTTTCAGTGTATATAAACTATACTCTAAAAAGGATAAGAGACGTGATGTGACCTTTGTAACAAGGTTCAAAAGTCCTACCAACGGAAAGTTTTATGGCAAGTTAAATGATCCTGCTATCCCTGGTGACTCTGTTCCATTCTTTAACAAATATTGGGATCCTGCAAGTATTTCAAATCTTTCGGAGTCCGGTGCCAATGTACCTATCATAAGATTCTCAGAAGTTCTGCTGATTCTTGCTGAAGCTGAAAATGAATTGAATGGACCATCTGGTATTGCATATACCAATATCAATAAGGTTAGGAAAAGAGCTGGATTGGATAACCTGACTGAAGGCTTAGGACAGCATCAATTTAGAGACTCACTTTATCTTGAAAGAAGACTTGAATTTGTTTTTGAATATCAGAGATGGTTTGATCTTATTAGAGAAAGAGATGCAGCGGGTAATGGAATTCTTGAATCCAGCATGAGAAAAGTTGGGAAGAACAATGTTGCTCCGAAACATTATTTGTTCCCAATTCCTCAGCAGGAGATTGATCTTAATCCAAATCTTGAACAAAATCCTGGATGGTTGTAGTAGACCCACAATTCATAATACATAGCCTTAAACTATAAAGATGAAAAAGAAATTCTTGGAGCATAATACTAAATCTGTAATCAAGCCTGTATTGTCAGGCTTGATTATTAATTTACTGATACCTGTTATTTCCTTTGCTCAACATGATCCTGTAAAGCCATTTACAGGTAAAATCGGAAATACACTCGAAGGTACGAAGCAGGTTTGGCCTGAAAGAGTGAAGGCTCCTAAGGGTGCTCCTAATGTAGTATGGATACTCCTCGATGATGTAGGCTTTGGTGCTACATCAGCTTTTGGTGGACTTATTGAAACTCCTACCTTTGAATATCTTGCCAGTAATGGTTTAAGATATACAAACTTTCACACTACTGGCTTATGTAGTCCAACAAGAGCTTCTTTACTGACCGGCAGAAACTCTCATTCTGTAGGAATGGGACATCATGCTGAACTAGGAATCGGAACACCAGGATACAATGGTGATATTCCTTTTGAAGCAGGAACTGTTGCAGAGATCTTTAAAGAAAATGGTTACAATACATTTGCGCTTGGAAAATGGCACGGACAGGTTTCTAAAGATCAAACTGTTTCAGGCCCATTTAACAGATGGCCTACGGGCAGAGGATTTGAGCATTTCTATGGTTTTCTTGGTGGTGCAACAGACCAATGGCATCCAACTCTTGTAGAAGAGAATAATTTTATAGATATAGAGCCTAATACCAAACATCTGAATCAGCTTTTGGCAGATAAGGCGATAGCATATATTGCAAATCAAAAATCGGCCAATCCTGATAAACCATTCTTTCTTTACTTAGCTCCGGGAGCAACTCATTCACCTCACCAGGTAGCCAAAGAATGGAGTGATAAATACAAAGGCAAGTTTGATAAAGGCTGGGATGCATATCGTGAAGCTGTATATAAAAGACAAAAAGATTTAGGCTATATTTCTAAAAATGCAACCTTACCTCCAAGACAAAATGGAATCAAAGCCTGGAATTCTTTAACTCCTGAAGAACAAAAGGTATTCGCTCGTTTTATTGAGGTTTATGCAGGATTTTTATCTTATACTGATTATGAAATCGGACGAGTAGTAAATTACCTGAAGCAGATAGACCAGCTTGATAACACTGCTATATTTCTTGTAATTGGTGACAATGGAGGAAGCAAAGAAGGTACATATACTGGAACACTTGGGACTGCTGATAAATCAAAAGGAGATGATATATCTTTTCTTTCAGCCAGCATGGATAAAATAGGAACAGAGCTTACTTCGCCTAATTATCCATTAGGTTGGTCACAGGCAATGAATACTCCATTCAGATATTGGAAAAGCGATGCCAATTCCGAAGGAGGGACACACAATCCTTTGATAGTACATTATCCTAAAGGTATCAAGGGAAAAGGTGTTATCAGGCCTCAGTATGGGCATGTAACTGATATTCTTCCTACCACTATTGAACTGGCAGGAATTAAAGTACCTGAAGTGATCAATGGTTATAAACAATTACCATTTCATGGGACCGCCTTTAATCATACTTTTGAAAATGATCAGGCTGATACCAAACATACTGTACAGTATTTTGAATTACATGGTGGAAGATCCATTTATAAAGATGGATGGAAAGCTTCTGTATATCATCCAAGAAATACATTTGGCGAAAGCGGCAATACAGACCCTAACTTTAGTCCTCGTCCTTTTTCTGAAGATAAATGGGAACTCTATAACCTTATAGATGACCCTACTGAAATAAAAGATCTTGCAGCTAAATATCCTGATAAGCTTAATGAATTGAAAGCATTGTTTGATGCGGAAGCAAGAAAAAATAATGTATACCCATTACGAGACTATAGAGCTGGTGTACCAGAGCCAGAAGTGAGAAAGAAATCTGTGATTTTTCAGGGAACAACTGACAAAACAAAAGTGAATATAGGTAAGGAAGCATTGCAGATTACAGTGAGTGTGGAAATACCAAATGAAGTACCACAAGGTGTTGTGTTTGCTAGCGGCGGTTTTACTGGAGGAAATGCACTTTACTTCCTGAATGGAAAACTTCATTATACTTTAAATGACGGAGTAAAAGAAATCACTTTAATATCTGAAAAACAGCTGCCTCCTGGAAAAGCTACTATCAGAATTGAATATCCTGATCTTACCTCAGTTTCAGTTTATATAAATAATGAAAAGGTGGGAAGTCAGAATTTCAAATCAAGGAATAGTTATCTCAGCTCTGCTTCAGGTGAAGGAATCAGCGTGGGAAAGGATCTCAATGTCCCTGTAACGAAAAATTATAAAGCACCTGCACCATTTAATGGCTTGGTTTCAAAGATTGTCATTGATCAGGCTGTCGAAGAAGTTTCTGCAAATGAAGAAAAGGACAAATAATCAAAATAGAAATTTATTGATGAATTATAGAATTTTGTTGCTTTTGATTCTTACCTTCTGGGCTGCTGACATATATGGTCAATCAGCCATTAAGGGAAGAATCATTGATTCATTAAACAGCAAACCCGTAGAGTTTTGTAATGCTACTATTTATAATAGCGCTGGTAATGCATTGTTGGATGGTCGGCTAACAGATAGCACCGGCTTATTTGAATTTAAAAATCTTAAGGCAGGACTTTATTATATTAAAATTGAGTCGATCGGATTTAAATCTAAAACTATTCAAAATGTCTCAGTTGATAAGTCTACAGCAACTAATCTTGGAGATATTTTAATTGAAGAAGATGAAGCTTCTCTAAAAGAAATTATAGTTAACGGTCAACAGCAAAATCCTTTCAAACAGGTTTACAAAGCAAATCAGTTTGAAGCTGCAAAAGGAGGAACTGCTATTGATGTTTTAAAGAACATGCCTTCCATAAGTGTTAATGCAGAAGGCGATATAAGGCTAAGAGGTTCCTTAGGTTTTTTGATTCTTGTTAATGAAAAACCTGTTCAAAGCGATTTGAAAACAGTGTTAAGCCAAATTCCTGCTAATGCAATTGAGAACATAGAAATAATAACATCTCCTTCTGCTAAATATGATGCAGATGGTAAAGCTGGCATTATCAACATCACTACCAAAAAAGGCATGGATGATGGAATATCTTTCACTACCAATATTCAATACGGATTACCAAGTGTAAATGATTTTTCCAATAAAGAGAAACCTACCAGATATGGAATCGATGGAACTTTAAACTACAAAAAAGGAAAATGGGATTTGTCTGTGGGGGGAAGTTATCAGGAGAATGATATTGCAGGAAGGAGAGAAGGTGATGTAAATACCACCATTGATAATAGATACACATACTTTCCATCTGTGGGAGAAAGAAGTTTCCAAAGATCTAATTATTCAGCAAGAGCATTGGTTGCTTATTCCCTTAATGAAAATAATTCATTTAATGTGGGCTTTTATACAGGCCAAAAGGTACAATACAGAAGAGCAGATATTACCTATCATAACACTAAATGGGATGTTAATACGGAACAGCCCTTAAGCAGTATTGATTATTTTAATTCAAACCTTGTAAAGAAACAAGGGAATTTCTCTCTGGCAAATATTGATTACTCTCATAAGTTTAAGAATAAGTCAGTATTGACTTTTTCAGGACTTTATGAGTACGCTGTTCTTGACGGCTATACAAAGAATCTTAATACCGGAATCAATAATCATGCTGATACATTGGATTATGTTCTTAATACAGGAAACAGTCCAATCAGTGGTTTAAGAGGAAAAGTTGATTATAGCATCAATATCGGAAAAGGTAAACTGGAGTCAGGCTATCAGGCAAGATTTCAAAGACAAACAGGAGCTTACCTTTATAAAAATGCAATACTTGGAACTGGTCAGTATAGTGTAGTACCTGAATTCAGTGCTGATATAAAAGTGCTCAATTACATCCATAGCTTATATACTCAATATTCGGGTAAGACTGATAAGTTAAGTTATGTTGCCGGACTTCGTTATGAGTATTCTTTTCGTGAATTTAATGCCGATAAAATCACAGAACCTTATAAGCTAGACTTGTCAAGCTTATTTCCTTCCCTTAATCTAGTTTATGCTCTTAATACCAGTTTAAGAGCAAAGGGAGGTTTTAGTCGAAGAGTACAACGATCCACCAGTAATGAGTTGAACCCATATCCTGAGCGAGAGCACTCTGAAACTCTTGAACAAGGAGATCCTAGAATCCTTCCTGAGTTTGTAAATCTATCTGAGATTGGCCTTGTAAAGGATTTGAAGAATGCAGGCTCAGTATTTATTACTGTTTATAATCAGGATATAAAGAATGTTGTAAACAGGGTAAATAGCGCATACAATGATACTATTCTGAACAGGATTTATACCAACGCCGGAAGAGCCTATTTATGGGGCATAGAAAGTGGGATAAATATTAAGCCAGTAAAGTGGTGGTCAGCATATCTGAGTGGGAATATCTACAATTACAGGATAAAAGGAAAGCTATTTAGTAATACTGTGGAGGTGAGAAATTCAGCGATTGCTTACTCTATCAATACTAATCACAATTTTCAGTTTAGTAAAACCGTGTCTTTGCAGTTTAATTTAAACTATTTATCAGAAAGACCTACGGCGCAGGGCGAAGATTCAAGATTCATAAGTCCGAATCTGTCATTAAAAAAAACTTTTCTGGAAGGCAGGCTTTCAGCTTCATTACAATGGCAAAATATTGGCCTTGGTGCTATCAAGTCTAATGAACAGAGGATAACTACAAGAGGAGTTAATTTCTATACAACAACTAATTACATACAGGAAAAAGATGTATTTCTGATCAACATCAGTTATAGTCTTTCTCAAGCATCTAAGAAGGTGAAGTTACCTTCAAGTGAATTTGGAGAAAAAGAATTTTAACACATAAAATATAAGCTATGAAAAACAAGATCAGATTAGTACTCACATTTGCGATTGCCATTTTATCCTTAGGTTATTTAAATGCTCAGGACAACAAGAAAGATCAAAGTCTTACGCTGGCTGAATTTGAGAGTAAGCTTTATAAAGAGGGCGCAAAAGCTCAGATTATTGATGCTCGTTCACTTGAAGAGTACCAGCAAAATCACTTAGTTGGAGCAATCAGTCTGAATGCATCTGATGATGCTGAGTTTCAGAAGCAGGTAGTTCGATTAAAAAAAGATAAGCCTGTTTTTGTTTATTCAATTGGAAATGGAAGAAGTAATGC
Proteins encoded in this window:
- a CDS encoding TonB-dependent receptor — protein: MNYRILLLLILTFWAADIYGQSAIKGRIIDSLNSKPVEFCNATIYNSAGNALLDGRLTDSTGLFEFKNLKAGLYYIKIESIGFKSKTIQNVSVDKSTATNLGDILIEEDEASLKEIIVNGQQQNPFKQVYKANQFEAAKGGTAIDVLKNMPSISVNAEGDIRLRGSLGFLILVNEKPVQSDLKTVLSQIPANAIENIEIITSPSAKYDADGKAGIINITTKKGMDDGISFTTNIQYGLPSVNDFSNKEKPTRYGIDGTLNYKKGKWDLSVGGSYQENDIAGRREGDVNTTIDNRYTYFPSVGERSFQRSNYSARALVAYSLNENNSFNVGFYTGQKVQYRRADITYHNTKWDVNTEQPLSSIDYFNSNLVKKQGNFSLANIDYSHKFKNKSVLTFSGLYEYAVLDGYTKNLNTGINNHADTLDYVLNTGNSPISGLRGKVDYSINIGKGKLESGYQARFQRQTGAYLYKNAILGTGQYSVVPEFSADIKVLNYIHSLYTQYSGKTDKLSYVAGLRYEYSFREFNADKITEPYKLDLSSLFPSLNLVYALNTSLRAKGGFSRRVQRSTSNELNPYPEREHSETLEQGDPRILPEFVNLSEIGLVKDLKNAGSVFITVYNQDIKNVVNRVNSAYNDTILNRIYTNAGRAYLWGIESGINIKPVKWWSAYLSGNIYNYRIKGKLFSNTVEVRNSAIAYSINTNHNFQFSKTVSLQFNLNYLSERPTAQGEDSRFISPNLSLKKTFLEGRLSASLQWQNIGLGAIKSNEQRITTRGVNFYTTTNYIQEKDVFLINISYSLSQASKKVKLPSSEFGEKEF